The following DNA comes from Oscillospiraceae bacterium.
CAAAAATCGCATAACCCACACACATAGGAAGCATAACACACAGGCTGAAAATCAAGTTGTTGATATACATATAGAGAAACTTTGATGTAATTACCACCTGTGTCGAAACCGGAAATGCCATCAACATATCATAATCTCGAAATGCAAATAGAAATCCATTTGTTTTAATAAATGTAAACACAAGTACAATCACTGCGCTGATGGCCAGCGAATAGCCCGGAATCACATACGCCATCTTTAGGTATCCATAGCCATACGCAATGAGAAAGCTATATCCCACCAACATCAGCGCGACAATCGCAAGCGCAATATACACGCCAATCGTCCGATGCCGCTTCTTTGGGTCTTTCTCGTAACGGAGCGCCTGAAGGGCAGACTGGTTCCTGTATTGTGCCAATAAAAGCACCCCTAATTTACCTGACATCCTCCGCCACCTCCATGAACACATCTTCCAGCGACTGGTCTTTGGTCAGTTCTTCCATCGTTCCGGCTGCGACAATCTTTCCCTGTTTGATGATTGCAATTTTGTTGCACAGCTTCTGCGCAACCTCCAGCACATGGGTCGAGAAGAAAATGCTGCAGCCCCCGGCGCACAACTCCCGCATCACATTTTTTAGATCCAGTGACGCTTTCGGGTCCAGCCCCACAAACGGTTCGTCCAGCACCATCAGCTTCGGTTTATGGATCAGTGCCGAGATGATGGCCACCTTCTGCTTCATTCCATGCGAATAAGACGAAATCAAATCCCCAAGCGCTGGCGTAATTTCAAATAAATCCCCATACTTTTTAATTCGTTCTTCTCGGACGGTTCCGTCAATCCCAAAGATATCCGCCACAAAATTCAAATACTGTATCCCTGTCAAATGCTCGTATAAATCCGGATTATCCGGAATATATGCCGTTTCCCGCTTACATTCTACCGGCTCCGTCTTCATCGAATGACCATTGATGAAGATATCGCCTTCCTCAAACTCCATCACGCCCACGACTGCGCGGATCGTCGTACTCTTACCTGCACCGTTATGGCCGATAAATCCGTAGATATCACCGTCCTCGACTGTCAACGTCACGTGGTCGGCTGCGCGTTTTCCCCCTGGATATGTTTTTGAAAAATCCTTAATTTCCAGCATGGGCTTCTCCTCTACAATTTCGATCTTTCGTTCCCGACAAATCGCATACCATCAAATATTCTGTTTGAATTTTTCTAATCCTATAATCCATATATAAACCTTTCCACGCAGCAAATTCTGCGGCTGTTTGCTGTTTTTCATTCTTTCTCATACATAGACAATTGGGAGGTCTCTTACAGTTTATACTGCATAAAATTACCATTATGAACAAATCCGTATGCAGTGTATAATTTAACTCCCATATCAGAAGCAGTAATTTGAATAGTCCCACATCCCTGCATCCTTGCCTCATCGATAACTCTGTTCAAAAGTTCTTTCGCAATGCCCATTCTTCTATAATCTGGATTTGTATACATACTTGATAAAAGTCCCATTTTCCCACTTTGACATCTATAATATGGTGGTTTCTCAACAATGGACATTCCGCTTGTGCCTATTATCACGCCATCTTCTATCGCAAGCCATGACACAAATGAACCATCTTTCATATGTTTGTCATAGTAATCCATTAGAGCAGGTCTTAAATCAAAATCTTCTTTTGCGCCCTCTTCTCTAAGATGGTTTATTCTTATATTTATAAAGGTTCCAAGTTCATTTTCTGTCAGTTTCTTGAATTCCATCTTCATGATTCTCTTCCTCACAAATTCAGGTTGTGCCTACAGCACGCTTATTTCCTCTGCAACTTCTTGAATTGATTTTCCATCGGTAACTATTTTGATACTAGTGAGTCTTTGATAAAGCGGTAACCTTGCGATACTTCTGTCCAGCACATCCGCTGTTCGGATACCGTTTTTAACATCCTTCAAAATTCTTTCTGCAAGGGTTTCTTTTGTGGCGGTCAGTGACACAATTTTTACTTCACAATTTGCGACATCCACTCGGTTGATAATCGTGTCGATAATTTCCTGCTCGTGCATTACCCAGCAAAATATGATGTTATCATAGGCAGAACAATGAACAAAACTGTTCAGCAGGTAGCAGATATTATTCATTACCATGTCTTTCGTTTCTTCCGTTACGCAAAATGGACTGGCATCCCAGCACCAATCACCGTCAAGAAATACCGCATCGGGTAATTTTTCCTTGAGGCATTGTGCAACTGCGGTTTTCCCCACACCCATTGGGCCGCCAATCAAAAACAGCTTTTTCATGGTCCTCTCCCCATTCCTTCCAGCTTGCTGTGCTGCTTTGATCTATGCTTTTATCTGCCCAGCGGCGCGTCCGGCACGGTGACGGTCAGGCGCTGACAGGGATAGTCAAAGGCCGTCAGCTCCTCAGCCGGGGCAAAACCCATGGCTTTATAAAACGCGCGGGCCTCCGCGCCCGTGGGATCGCCCTCACGATAGGTCACAACGGATAGCTCTGCTCCCACAGGCAGCTGCGCCGCCGCCGTTTCCACCAGCTTTTGC
Coding sequences within:
- a CDS encoding ABC transporter ATP-binding protein, yielding MLEIKDFSKTYPGGKRAADHVTLTVEDGDIYGFIGHNGAGKSTTIRAVVGVMEFEEGDIFINGHSMKTEPVECKRETAYIPDNPDLYEHLTGIQYLNFVADIFGIDGTVREERIKKYGDLFEITPALGDLISSYSHGMKQKVAIISALIHKPKLMVLDEPFVGLDPKASLDLKNVMRELCAGGCSIFFSTHVLEVAQKLCNKIAIIKQGKIVAAGTMEELTKDQSLEDVFMEVAEDVR
- a CDS encoding GNAT family N-acetyltransferase, producing MKMEFKKLTENELGTFINIRINHLREEGAKEDFDLRPALMDYYDKHMKDGSFVSWLAIEDGVIIGTSGMSIVEKPPYYRCQSGKMGLLSSMYTNPDYRRMGIAKELLNRVIDEARMQGCGTIQITASDMGVKLYTAYGFVHNGNFMQYKL
- a CDS encoding AAA family ATPase; the protein is MKKLFLIGGPMGVGKTAVAQCLKEKLPDAVFLDGDWCWDASPFCVTEETKDMVMNNICYLLNSFVHCSAYDNIIFCWVMHEQEIIDTIINRVDVANCEVKIVSLTATKETLAERILKDVKNGIRTADVLDRSIARLPLYQRLTSIKIVTDGKSIQEVAEEISVL